The following coding sequences are from one Seonamhaeicola sp. ML3 window:
- the hemW gene encoding radical SAM family heme chaperone HemW yields MYIHIPFCKQACHYCDFHFSTSLKKKDELIRALVTEIELRKDELLGKTIETIYFGGGTPSLLKTDELQLLIDTVCHNIEVIDNPEITLEANPDDLTSEKILQLSTSPINRLSIGVQSFFEDDLKMMNRAHNAYEAKRCLQEASQYFENITIDLIYGIPEMSLKKWDENLDMTFNFGVNHISSYALTVEPKTALDNFIKKGKYPVLDEALALQHFNHLVERTEAEGFVQYEISNFGKPNYFSKHNTSYWQGKWYLGIGPSAHSFMGDQRSWNVSNNMKYIKAIRNKELPIVIEKLSDQDRFNEYVMTGLRTIWGVSFSKVETDFGAFFLEHLTTVSKKFIDEGLLALNTNNEKVLVATPKGKFLVDGIASELFMI; encoded by the coding sequence ATCTACATACATATCCCATTTTGTAAGCAGGCGTGCCATTATTGCGATTTTCATTTTTCAACATCATTAAAAAAGAAAGATGAACTTATTCGTGCTTTGGTCACCGAAATAGAACTTCGAAAAGATGAGTTGTTGGGAAAAACCATTGAGACCATTTACTTTGGTGGAGGAACCCCTTCATTATTAAAGACTGATGAACTACAGTTGTTGATTGATACAGTTTGCCACAATATTGAAGTCATTGATAATCCTGAAATTACTCTTGAAGCCAACCCAGATGATTTAACTTCAGAAAAAATACTTCAATTATCGACATCTCCAATTAATCGATTAAGTATTGGAGTTCAATCATTTTTTGAAGACGATTTAAAAATGATGAATAGGGCACATAACGCCTACGAAGCCAAGAGATGCTTGCAAGAAGCATCGCAATATTTTGAAAATATAACAATCGATTTGATCTACGGTATTCCAGAGATGTCCCTTAAAAAATGGGATGAAAATTTGGATATGACTTTTAATTTTGGAGTAAATCATATTTCTAGTTATGCTTTAACCGTTGAGCCTAAAACAGCTTTAGATAACTTTATTAAAAAAGGTAAGTATCCTGTTTTAGATGAGGCTTTAGCGTTACAGCATTTTAATCACCTGGTCGAAAGAACAGAAGCGGAAGGGTTTGTGCAATATGAAATATCAAACTTCGGCAAACCAAATTACTTCTCAAAACACAATACCAGCTATTGGCAAGGGAAGTGGTATTTGGGTATTGGGCCATCTGCACATTCATTTATGGGTGACCAACGTAGCTGGAATGTGTCTAATAATATGAAGTATATTAAAGCTATTCGAAACAAAGAATTGCCTATTGTCATTGAAAAACTTTCTGATCAGGATAGATTTAATGAGTATGTTATGACAGGTTTAAGAACCATTTGGGGGGTGTCTTTTAGTAAAGTTGAAACAGATTTTGGAGCGTTTTTTCTTGAGCATCTTACAACGGTATCCAAAAAGTTTATTGATGAAGGTTTACTCGCCTTGAATACAAATAATGAAAAAGTGTTGGTTGCAACCCCAAAAGGTAAGTTTTTAGTAGACGGAATAGCTTCAGAACTATTCATGATTTAG